The Sorangiineae bacterium MSr11367 genome window below encodes:
- a CDS encoding type I polyketide synthase, protein MSMLNELQEVVESLTPEQRTLLAELLAGAASTADEPIAIVGMAGRFPGAPDVDAFWQLLVEGRDAISEIPRGRWNADAFYHPDKETPGKMATRWGGFLEDVERFDAEFFGITPREAAAMDPQQRLFLETAWEALEDAGLPTASLRRTATGVFVGVSNFDYVWHQFRSLRDVDAYASSGSAHCIIANRISYLLDLTGPSVAVDTACSSSLVAVHLACQSLRAKECDLALAGGVNLVLTPHLTVSLSRWGMMASDGRCKTFDSRADGFVRGEGSGAVVLQRLVDAEHGGARILAVIRGSAINQDGKTNGLTAPNGAAQQAVIRQALARAGVSPADVSFLETHGTGTSLGDPIEVEAIHEVFGGHTAHCVLGAVKTNIGHLEPAAGIAGLIKVVLALRHGTIPRNLHFQAQNPHLTLAPGIELANETRPWAGPRMAGVSAFSFGGTNAHVVLEEAPARALEATEVPASPHLLALSARDAEARRQMAVRHAQALETAKDPALTVEGVAALRALHRDHLDERLVVLADGRAGAAEALRSFAEGRPHPDVVYGSKRPNARCVFVYTGQGQPWLEMGRELWRTEAVFREAAAEVDAAFQRVSGRACAEGPLERTDVAQPAIFRLQIALTKTLAHWGIRPDAVVGHSVGEVAAAWAAGILTLDEAARVVHHRARLMERTAGLGAMASVAWPLAEAAAFLEAHPSVVIAAHNGARDVVLSGYPEALEKVLRALEARGARCKKLAVAYAFHSPQMDALQGELVGELQGLRPKAPRIPFFSTVTGQRERDAVGTPEYWAKNMRERVRFAEAIAGAHADGCSNAFLELGPHPALTPYITDAPTAYGMRRGQDDRRGLLSAVASLYVHGIEPDWSRLVGRADRRWSLPAYPWQRQRHWLALHETASTYRTEWIPDATPSAAVAPKRYHLVADDGALAEHLRAAIQASGGVCAAGSFDVDEVLLALPSLQAARAFVQRLLDTEHRPRVTFLTRAAMHLDGDAEVSPELAALWGFGRALAHEEPSLGATLLDLPASPHDGEATAVLARLAGAPAERQAAWRKGQWHVPRLTAYALPSPAPLDGEGTFLVTGGLGSLGLATAQRLVSSGAKTLALVARRAPNAEQRSAIAALQAKGARVMTVQANVADAGDLARALEELRASAPPLRGVFHAAGVLEDGLLAGSSREAFDRVLSPKVEGGWNLHRLTKDMNLQHFVLYSSATAVLGAAGQTSYAAANAFLQGLAEHRRALGLRAVCVHWGAWAESSMASDAVMAQLRGRGFDTMAQELALDALEGALRDGATDVTVVDANWKTVLERHPLLERFLERLARAEEKKPSAVDPIVAVLAATPAGQRAKVLYGHVRAVVLSAMGMHPGTDVRPDQGLVELGLDSLLAVTIANRFSRDLAQRLPKTLIYDHPTLQRLTEHLLGVLFPPGDTVQTARAEANALGALAGASHETIQSLLDEELASLLPSAEFV, encoded by the coding sequence ATGTCGATGCTGAATGAGCTTCAAGAGGTGGTGGAAAGCCTCACCCCCGAACAGAGAACCCTCCTCGCGGAGCTGCTCGCAGGGGCGGCAAGCACGGCCGACGAGCCCATCGCCATCGTGGGCATGGCCGGCCGCTTTCCCGGGGCGCCCGATGTCGATGCATTCTGGCAGCTGCTCGTCGAGGGCCGCGACGCCATCTCGGAGATCCCTCGCGGGCGCTGGAACGCGGACGCGTTCTATCACCCCGACAAGGAGACGCCGGGGAAGATGGCCACCCGATGGGGAGGCTTTCTCGAGGACGTCGAGCGCTTCGACGCGGAGTTCTTCGGCATCACGCCGCGCGAAGCGGCGGCCATGGATCCGCAGCAGCGTCTCTTCCTGGAGACGGCGTGGGAGGCGCTGGAAGATGCCGGGCTGCCCACGGCGTCGCTGCGCCGAACGGCGACCGGCGTCTTCGTCGGCGTGTCCAACTTCGACTACGTCTGGCACCAGTTCCGCAGCCTTCGGGACGTGGACGCCTACGCGAGCTCGGGCTCCGCGCACTGCATCATCGCCAACCGAATCTCGTACCTGCTCGACCTCACCGGCCCGAGCGTGGCGGTGGACACGGCGTGTTCGTCGTCGCTCGTGGCGGTGCACTTGGCCTGCCAGAGTTTGCGCGCCAAAGAGTGCGATCTCGCGCTGGCCGGCGGTGTGAACCTGGTGCTCACGCCGCACCTCACGGTGAGCCTTTCGCGCTGGGGCATGATGGCGAGCGATGGCCGCTGCAAGACGTTCGACTCCCGCGCTGACGGGTTCGTGCGCGGCGAGGGGAGCGGGGCGGTGGTGCTCCAGCGCCTCGTCGACGCCGAGCACGGTGGCGCACGCATTTTGGCGGTCATCCGCGGGAGCGCGATCAACCAGGATGGGAAGACCAATGGCCTGACGGCGCCGAACGGAGCGGCCCAGCAAGCCGTGATCCGCCAGGCGCTGGCCCGCGCCGGTGTGAGCCCCGCCGACGTGTCCTTCCTGGAGACGCACGGCACGGGCACCTCGCTGGGCGATCCCATCGAGGTCGAGGCCATCCACGAAGTCTTCGGCGGGCACACGGCGCATTGCGTGCTCGGCGCGGTGAAGACGAACATCGGGCACCTGGAGCCGGCGGCGGGCATCGCGGGGCTCATCAAGGTCGTGCTGGCGCTCCGCCATGGCACCATCCCGCGCAATCTGCATTTCCAGGCGCAGAATCCGCATCTCACCCTGGCACCGGGCATCGAGCTCGCGAACGAGACGCGTCCCTGGGCGGGACCGCGCATGGCCGGTGTGAGCGCGTTCAGCTTCGGCGGAACCAATGCGCACGTGGTGCTCGAGGAGGCGCCTGCGCGCGCACTCGAGGCGACGGAGGTTCCCGCATCGCCGCACCTGCTTGCGCTGTCGGCACGCGATGCGGAGGCGCGGCGCCAGATGGCCGTACGGCATGCTCAGGCTCTCGAGACCGCGAAGGACCCTGCGCTCACCGTGGAAGGTGTCGCCGCGCTGCGGGCCCTTCACCGCGATCACCTCGACGAACGACTCGTCGTGCTCGCCGACGGTCGCGCCGGTGCGGCGGAGGCGCTGCGCAGCTTCGCGGAAGGGCGCCCGCACCCCGACGTGGTGTACGGGAGCAAGCGCCCGAACGCGCGATGCGTGTTCGTCTACACGGGCCAAGGACAGCCCTGGCTGGAGATGGGCCGCGAGCTCTGGCGAACCGAGGCCGTCTTTCGCGAGGCCGCGGCGGAGGTGGACGCCGCCTTTCAGCGCGTGTCGGGCCGGGCGTGCGCCGAGGGACCGCTCGAGCGGACCGACGTGGCGCAACCGGCGATCTTTCGGCTGCAGATCGCGCTGACGAAGACGCTCGCGCACTGGGGGATCCGCCCCGACGCGGTCGTGGGGCATAGCGTCGGCGAGGTGGCCGCGGCCTGGGCGGCGGGCATCTTGACTTTGGACGAGGCGGCCCGCGTGGTGCACCACCGTGCGCGCTTGATGGAGCGCACGGCGGGCCTGGGCGCCATGGCCTCCGTGGCATGGCCGCTCGCCGAAGCCGCCGCCTTTCTCGAAGCGCACCCCTCGGTGGTCATCGCCGCGCACAACGGCGCACGTGACGTGGTGCTCTCGGGGTACCCCGAGGCCCTGGAGAAGGTGCTTCGCGCGCTCGAGGCACGCGGTGCGCGATGCAAGAAGCTCGCGGTGGCCTATGCCTTCCACAGTCCGCAGATGGACGCGTTGCAAGGCGAGCTCGTTGGCGAACTGCAAGGACTGCGGCCCAAGGCGCCGCGCATTCCGTTTTTCTCGACGGTCACCGGCCAGCGCGAACGCGACGCGGTGGGCACGCCGGAATACTGGGCCAAGAACATGCGCGAGCGGGTGCGCTTCGCGGAGGCCATTGCCGGCGCGCACGCGGACGGTTGCTCGAATGCGTTTCTCGAGCTTGGACCGCACCCGGCGCTCACCCCGTACATCACCGATGCACCGACGGCGTATGGCATGCGTCGCGGGCAGGACGATCGGCGCGGGTTGCTCTCGGCGGTGGCATCGCTCTACGTCCACGGCATCGAGCCGGATTGGTCGCGACTCGTAGGCAGGGCGGACCGGCGTTGGTCGCTTCCCGCCTATCCCTGGCAGCGACAACGCCACTGGCTCGCACTTCACGAGACGGCCTCCACGTACCGCACCGAGTGGATCCCCGATGCGACGCCGTCGGCGGCGGTCGCGCCAAAACGCTACCACCTCGTCGCGGACGATGGCGCGCTGGCCGAGCACCTTCGCGCGGCCATTCAGGCTTCCGGTGGCGTCTGCGCGGCGGGCTCCTTCGACGTCGACGAAGTGCTTCTCGCGCTTCCCTCGCTTCAGGCCGCGCGCGCCTTCGTGCAACGGCTGCTCGACACGGAGCACCGTCCCCGTGTCACCTTCCTCACCCGTGCCGCCATGCACCTGGACGGCGACGCGGAGGTCTCTCCCGAACTCGCCGCGCTCTGGGGCTTCGGTCGCGCGCTCGCGCACGAAGAGCCAAGCCTCGGCGCGACCTTGCTCGATCTTCCCGCGTCGCCGCACGACGGTGAGGCCACCGCCGTTCTTGCGCGGCTCGCCGGTGCGCCGGCGGAGCGGCAAGCGGCGTGGCGAAAGGGTCAATGGCACGTTCCACGGCTCACCGCGTACGCGCTGCCAAGCCCCGCGCCCCTCGATGGCGAGGGCACCTTCCTCGTCACCGGTGGGCTGGGCTCTCTCGGTCTCGCCACAGCCCAACGGCTCGTGTCCTCGGGCGCAAAAACGTTGGCCCTCGTCGCACGGCGCGCACCCAACGCCGAGCAGCGAAGCGCGATCGCCGCACTGCAGGCGAAAGGCGCACGCGTGATGACCGTGCAGGCGAACGTCGCCGACGCGGGCGATCTGGCCCGGGCGCTCGAGGAGCTGCGCGCATCGGCGCCGCCGCTTCGAGGCGTGTTCCATGCTGCGGGCGTGCTCGAGGATGGCTTGCTCGCGGGCTCGAGCCGTGAAGCGTTCGACCGCGTTCTGTCGCCCAAGGTCGAGGGCGGATGGAACCTGCACCGGCTCACCAAGGACATGAACCTGCAGCACTTCGTTCTGTACTCGTCGGCCACCGCGGTGCTGGGGGCGGCGGGGCAGACGAGCTACGCGGCGGCGAACGCCTTTTTGCAAGGCCTCGCCGAACATCGCCGGGCCCTCGGGCTGCGTGCCGTGTGCGTGCATTGGGGCGCGTGGGCCGAGAGCTCCATGGCTTCCGATGCGGTGATGGCCCAGCTTCGAGGCCGCGGGTTCGACACCATGGCGCAGGAGCTCGCGCTGGACGCCCTCGAGGGCGCACTTCGCGACGGCGCGACGGACGTTACGGTGGTGGACGCGAATTGGAAAACGGTGCTCGAACGGCATCCGCTGCTCGAGCGCTTTCTCGAGCGGCTTGCGCGTGCCGAAGAAAAGAAGCCGAGCGCCGTCGATCCCATCGTCGCCGTGCTGGCGGCCACGCCCGCCGGACAGCGCGCCAAGGTGCTCTACGGGCACGTGCGCGCGGTGGTGCTCTCCGCCATGGGCATGCACCCCGGCACCGACGTACGGCCCGACCAAGGTCTCGTCGAGCTCGGGCTCGACTCGCTGCTAGCCGTCACCATCGCGAACCGCTTCTCGCGCGATCTCGCCCAGCGGCTGCCCAAGACGCTCATTTACGATCACCCTACGTTGCAGCGGCTCACCGAGCACCTGCTCGGCGTCCTCTTTCCGCCCGGGGACACCGTGCAGACCGCGCGCGCCGAGGCCAACGCGCTTGGCGCGCTCGCCGGTGCGAGCCACGAGACCATTCAGAGCCTTCTCGACGAGGAGCTCGCCAGCCTTCTGCCCTCCGCGGAGTTCGTTTAA
- a CDS encoding SDR family NAD(P)-dependent oxidoreductase has product MNSIDDRIKNLSPQKRALLERQLEQSKAAAVREPIAIVGIGCRYPGGVHDLASFGRLLDGGVDAVGDVPADRWDVDAHYAPDPSAKGKMVTKRGGFLPDVKTFDADFFGISPREAESMDPQQRLLLEVSYEAFEDAGIPTTSLGGSSTGVYVGITLSEYAARVAEDPRALDVYSGTGSYLNVAAGRLSYVYGLQGPCMAVDAACASSLVSVHLALQALRNRECHLALAGGVSLMLAPETTIYLSQTGALSPDGRCKTFDARANGYVRAEGCGLLVLKRLSDALRDRDRIHALLRGSAVSQDGASSGLTVPNGRAQQKVILAALKDAAVRSEDVSYVEAHGTGTPLGDPIELHAIQAAYAASPLYVGSLKTNFGHAEAAAGVGGIIKTVIALREKRIPRHLHFEKLNPVIAIDPARVVIPTAPVPWSVAADRKRLAGVSSFGFSGIIAHAVLEEAPPAPVDTVPSPSVGVLPVTAKHPRALGALLASVRASVAALDEARLPDVSFTACRRRTHHGQRAWFAFRNKEELLQQLDAAARGHALPGAVLLGREARDGVKVAMVFPGQGSQWVGMGQQLMKSSAAFREAIHEVERAFRPWANFSLLEVLDAKPGTDPFTEVSVVQPTLFAVQVALAKHWEAWGIRPHAVIGHSMGEVAAAYVAGALRLEDAAAVICRRSQRVQATRGRGAMALVESSAAEAAEVLAPYGDALSLAAYNGPSTVLVSGEPSAMDALLATLDARGVFCRKVKVDYASHCAQMAPLLDGIRADLAHVRPQRGHVPIYSTARGAILDGAQLDAEYWAENLRRPVLFHERLEALLADGVQAFLEISPHPVLLPAIQKTIDAFEGEGPVALPSLRRDEDEVASLATSLGSLFAMGHAVDFSHVCPPAGTLVDGPSYPWQRREFWLSKSRPRRRAEGHPLLGTAFRPAAGPEAHYWEFDVDEDGLAFVTDHRVRGMTVLPGTAYLDFALSAAKSVWGLGAVSLADVSFREALTLLPGQPRRMQLGLVCGDGVQGTLASRDASAADEWTVHATFRVQVHESAHAERTVFVVPPAGAVLRDGKTHYRLMNEGGLGYGPRFQGLAEVHLAPGEAWGRLRASEELDPEAHVFHPASWDAAHQAVAALLTQSEHASHTWIPLGIEHATVFDAAGTAAWVRATAEVVEDGTTARGNVLVLDASGRVLVETRGLTLLRRDADGLDDVGQWFFEPSLREVPLAGEGTAEAGAWAVLGAADALHAQVVAHLKERGARVVDSAKEPSLGVIDLRPFQRADAPLSELYLEAVQQARLLQGTEGREPKLVLVTAAGSLAAASLQGVGRVIATELPRLRCVRIELSGPEDTKALVRELYAGDDEDEIVLREGKRFVRRLARASSAAAKGAAIHGDGAYLLTGGLGGLGLTFADWLVDRGARTLVLVGRRAASPDAEARIEGLRARGAEVWVRQVDMAQADAVTGLFREMDGALPPLRGVLHMAGVLDDATLYQQDARRFASVAGPKVVGTQLLHEHTRHRSLDFFVLFSAGAALLGAAGQANYAAANAFMDALAVQRREAGLPALSINWGIWDEVGLAASSAQRGQRLQEQGLVSISPALGLQAFERALSQTRPNLAILPIRLARWFAHHPEMARASLFKDLVRGALQAGAEAEVPILERLRAMTDAREQREALRHWVQSQMAAVLRRDPASMDRQQNFSAMGVDSLMALEFRNRLERALGVRLPPTMVFNHPNLDALGGFMETKLSLVAPAEAAPAEVAPPAPRIDAHDGAALLGALSRLKRLKPPSPRNQADVDAE; this is encoded by the coding sequence ATGAATTCCATCGACGACCGCATCAAGAATCTGTCCCCCCAAAAACGCGCCCTTCTCGAACGGCAACTCGAACAGAGCAAGGCCGCGGCCGTGCGCGAGCCCATCGCCATCGTGGGCATCGGTTGCCGGTACCCCGGCGGCGTTCATGATCTCGCGAGCTTCGGACGCCTGCTCGACGGCGGGGTCGATGCCGTGGGGGATGTCCCGGCCGATCGCTGGGACGTGGACGCGCACTACGCGCCGGATCCTTCCGCGAAGGGAAAGATGGTCACCAAGCGCGGTGGCTTTCTCCCTGACGTGAAGACCTTCGATGCCGACTTTTTCGGTATCTCGCCGCGGGAGGCCGAGAGCATGGACCCGCAGCAACGGCTCCTCCTCGAGGTGTCGTACGAGGCCTTCGAAGACGCGGGCATCCCCACGACGAGCTTGGGCGGTTCGTCCACTGGCGTCTACGTGGGCATCACGCTCTCGGAGTACGCCGCCCGCGTGGCCGAAGATCCGCGAGCGTTGGACGTCTATTCGGGGACGGGTAGCTACTTGAACGTCGCGGCGGGCCGCCTGTCGTACGTCTATGGGCTGCAGGGGCCCTGCATGGCCGTGGACGCCGCGTGTGCGTCCTCGTTGGTGTCGGTGCATCTCGCGCTGCAGGCCCTGCGCAACCGCGAGTGCCACCTGGCGCTCGCCGGGGGCGTCAGCTTGATGCTCGCGCCGGAGACCACGATTTATCTCTCGCAGACCGGCGCCTTGTCGCCCGACGGTCGCTGCAAGACGTTCGACGCGCGCGCCAACGGCTACGTGCGCGCGGAAGGCTGCGGCCTTCTCGTGTTGAAACGGCTCTCCGATGCCCTGCGCGACCGCGATCGCATCCACGCGCTGCTCCGCGGCTCGGCGGTCAGCCAGGATGGGGCTTCCAGCGGCCTGACCGTCCCCAACGGGCGCGCGCAGCAGAAGGTGATCCTCGCGGCGCTCAAGGATGCCGCCGTTCGAAGCGAGGACGTCTCCTACGTCGAAGCGCACGGCACGGGCACACCGCTGGGGGATCCCATCGAGCTGCACGCGATTCAGGCGGCCTACGCCGCGTCGCCGCTTTACGTCGGCTCGTTGAAGACCAACTTCGGCCACGCCGAGGCCGCGGCGGGGGTCGGGGGAATCATCAAGACCGTGATCGCACTTCGCGAGAAGCGCATCCCGCGGCATCTGCACTTCGAGAAGCTCAATCCGGTCATCGCGATCGATCCCGCGCGCGTCGTCATCCCCACCGCGCCGGTGCCTTGGTCCGTGGCCGCGGATCGCAAGCGGCTCGCGGGGGTGAGCTCGTTCGGCTTCAGCGGTATCATCGCCCATGCGGTGCTGGAAGAGGCTCCGCCTGCGCCGGTCGATACCGTGCCGTCTCCGTCGGTGGGCGTTCTGCCCGTGACGGCGAAGCATCCGCGCGCGCTCGGGGCCTTGCTCGCCTCGGTGCGCGCGAGCGTGGCGGCCTTGGACGAGGCTCGCCTTCCCGACGTGAGCTTTACCGCGTGCCGCCGCCGCACGCACCACGGCCAGCGCGCGTGGTTTGCCTTTCGCAACAAGGAGGAGCTGCTCCAGCAGCTCGACGCCGCGGCGCGCGGTCATGCGTTGCCCGGCGCGGTGCTTCTCGGGCGCGAGGCGCGGGATGGCGTGAAGGTCGCCATGGTGTTCCCCGGCCAGGGCTCGCAGTGGGTGGGCATGGGGCAGCAGCTCATGAAGAGCAGCGCCGCCTTTCGCGAGGCGATCCACGAAGTGGAGCGCGCCTTCCGTCCGTGGGCGAACTTCTCGCTCTTGGAGGTGCTCGATGCGAAGCCGGGGACCGATCCGTTCACCGAGGTGTCCGTGGTGCAGCCCACCTTGTTCGCGGTGCAGGTGGCGCTGGCGAAGCATTGGGAAGCGTGGGGCATTCGCCCGCACGCCGTGATCGGGCACAGCATGGGCGAAGTGGCCGCCGCGTACGTGGCCGGTGCACTTCGTCTCGAGGATGCGGCCGCGGTGATCTGCCGCCGCAGCCAGCGCGTGCAGGCGACGCGCGGGCGTGGGGCCATGGCGCTGGTGGAGTCGAGCGCCGCCGAGGCGGCCGAGGTGCTGGCGCCCTACGGCGATGCGCTCTCCCTTGCCGCGTACAATGGCCCGTCCACGGTGCTCGTGTCGGGCGAGCCTTCGGCCATGGACGCGCTGCTCGCGACGCTGGATGCCCGCGGCGTGTTCTGCCGCAAGGTCAAGGTCGACTACGCGTCGCATTGCGCGCAGATGGCCCCGTTGCTCGATGGCATCCGCGCCGATCTCGCGCACGTGCGACCGCAGCGCGGGCACGTGCCGATCTACTCCACCGCGCGCGGTGCGATCCTCGACGGTGCGCAACTCGACGCCGAATATTGGGCAGAGAACCTGCGCCGTCCCGTGCTCTTTCACGAGCGCCTGGAAGCGTTGCTCGCCGACGGCGTGCAGGCCTTTCTCGAGATCAGCCCGCACCCGGTGCTCCTGCCGGCGATTCAAAAGACCATCGACGCCTTCGAGGGCGAGGGGCCGGTGGCCTTGCCCAGCCTGCGCAGGGACGAGGACGAGGTCGCGAGCCTGGCGACGTCGCTGGGTAGCCTCTTCGCGATGGGCCACGCGGTGGACTTCTCCCACGTGTGCCCGCCCGCGGGAACGCTCGTCGATGGCCCATCGTACCCGTGGCAGCGTCGCGAGTTCTGGCTGTCCAAGTCGCGTCCGCGGCGCCGCGCCGAAGGGCATCCGTTGCTCGGGACTGCATTTCGTCCGGCGGCGGGGCCGGAGGCTCACTATTGGGAATTCGACGTCGATGAGGATGGCCTGGCATTCGTCACGGACCACCGCGTTCGTGGCATGACGGTGCTGCCCGGGACGGCGTATTTGGATTTCGCCCTTTCGGCGGCCAAGAGCGTGTGGGGGCTCGGCGCCGTCTCGCTGGCGGACGTCTCGTTCCGCGAGGCGCTTACGTTGTTGCCTGGGCAACCACGTCGCATGCAGCTCGGGCTGGTGTGCGGAGACGGCGTGCAGGGGACCCTTGCAAGCCGCGATGCCTCGGCAGCCGACGAATGGACGGTGCACGCGACCTTCCGGGTGCAGGTGCATGAGTCCGCCCACGCGGAACGAACGGTGTTCGTCGTGCCCCCGGCCGGCGCCGTGTTGCGCGACGGCAAGACGCATTACCGGCTGATGAACGAGGGCGGCCTCGGTTACGGACCGCGTTTTCAGGGGCTTGCCGAAGTTCATCTCGCCCCGGGCGAGGCATGGGGACGGTTGCGTGCCAGCGAGGAGCTCGACCCGGAGGCGCACGTCTTTCATCCCGCGTCGTGGGATGCCGCGCACCAAGCGGTGGCTGCGCTGCTGACGCAGAGCGAGCATGCCTCGCATACCTGGATCCCGCTGGGCATCGAGCACGCGACCGTGTTCGACGCTGCGGGGACCGCGGCGTGGGTTCGTGCGACGGCGGAGGTCGTCGAGGATGGCACCACCGCCCGGGGCAACGTGCTCGTGCTCGACGCGTCGGGGCGGGTGCTCGTGGAGACGCGCGGTTTGACCTTGCTTCGCAGGGATGCCGATGGCCTCGATGACGTGGGCCAGTGGTTCTTCGAGCCGTCGCTGCGGGAAGTGCCTCTCGCGGGCGAGGGGACCGCGGAGGCCGGAGCGTGGGCCGTTCTCGGTGCGGCCGATGCGCTGCACGCGCAGGTGGTCGCCCACCTGAAGGAGCGCGGTGCACGCGTCGTCGACTCCGCGAAGGAGCCATCGCTCGGCGTGATCGATCTGCGCCCCTTCCAGCGCGCGGACGCGCCACTTTCGGAGTTGTACCTCGAGGCCGTCCAGCAGGCGCGGCTCCTTCAGGGAACCGAGGGGCGTGAGCCCAAGCTGGTCCTCGTCACGGCCGCGGGATCGCTTGCCGCTGCATCGCTGCAGGGGGTCGGCCGGGTCATCGCCACGGAGTTGCCCAGGCTTCGCTGCGTGCGCATCGAGCTTTCGGGCCCCGAGGACACGAAGGCGCTGGTGCGTGAGCTCTATGCCGGCGACGACGAAGACGAGATCGTGCTGCGTGAAGGAAAGCGCTTCGTGCGGCGGCTCGCGCGCGCTTCCTCCGCGGCCGCAAAGGGGGCGGCGATCCACGGGGACGGGGCCTATCTTCTCACCGGAGGCCTCGGCGGCTTGGGCCTCACCTTTGCCGATTGGCTCGTGGACCGTGGTGCGCGCACCCTCGTTCTCGTGGGCCGGCGTGCGGCGTCGCCCGATGCAGAGGCTCGCATCGAGGGACTGCGCGCGCGCGGCGCGGAGGTGTGGGTCCGCCAAGTGGACATGGCCCAGGCCGACGCGGTCACGGGGCTCTTTCGCGAGATGGACGGCGCCCTTCCGCCGCTTCGAGGCGTTCTGCACATGGCTGGCGTTCTCGATGACGCCACCTTGTACCAGCAGGACGCGCGGCGCTTTGCCAGCGTGGCGGGGCCCAAGGTCGTGGGTACGCAGCTTCTCCACGAGCACACCCGTCATCGAAGCTTGGACTTCTTCGTTCTGTTCTCCGCGGGCGCGGCCTTGCTCGGGGCGGCCGGGCAGGCGAACTACGCTGCCGCCAATGCTTTCATGGATGCCTTGGCGGTGCAGCGCCGGGAGGCAGGCCTTCCCGCGCTGTCGATCAACTGGGGCATCTGGGACGAGGTGGGCCTCGCCGCCTCGAGCGCGCAGCGCGGACAGCGCCTGCAGGAGCAAGGGCTCGTGTCCATCTCGCCCGCCCTGGGCCTTCAGGCCTTCGAGCGCGCGCTTTCCCAGACGCGCCCCAACCTGGCCATCTTGCCGATTCGCCTGGCGCGCTGGTTCGCGCACCACCCGGAAATGGCGCGCGCGTCGTTGTTCAAGGATCTCGTGCGCGGCGCGCTCCAAGCCGGTGCCGAAGCCGAGGTGCCGATCCTCGAGCGACTCCGCGCGATGACCGATGCGCGCGAGCAGCGTGAGGCGTTGCGCCACTGGGTGCAGAGCCAGATGGCCGCCGTGCTGCGCCGCGATCCTGCCTCGATGGATCGCCAGCAGAACTTCAGCGCGATGGGCGTCGACTCGCTGATGGCGTTGGAATTCCGCAACCGCTTGGAGCGAGCCCTCGGCGTGCGGCTCCCTCCGACCATGGTGTTCAACCATCCCAACCTGGATGCGCTCGGCGGCTTCATGGAGACGAAGCTCTCGCTCGTCGCGCCCGCCGAGGCGGCACCCGCCGAGGTGGCGCCGCCCGCCCCCCGCATCGACGCGCACGATGGCGCAGCGTTGCTCGGTGCTCTGTCGCGTTTGAAGCGTTTGAAGCCTCCCTCTCCCAGGAACCAGGCCGATGTCGATGCTGAATGA